In Halarsenatibacter silvermanii, a single window of DNA contains:
- the miaA gene encoding tRNA (adenosine(37)-N6)-dimethylallyltransferase MiaA — translation MSKNREELLVILGPTASGKTSFSVNLSKYFQAEIISADSMQVYRDMDIGTDKIDKELQKLIPHHLLDIISPEEEFSVAEYKEKARKKIAEISSRDNIPVMVGGTGLYIRSVLENYTLPDLPDDKIRNKLKDFADRRGEKGRKMLHARLRGIDPAYARKIHHNDVKRVTRALEVFYLTGKTRTYYGYLQSKMPPPYRDLKLGIWRKRQKLYDRIDSRVEEMFDEGLLEEVKTLREKYNFSKTAGQALGYKELFSFLEGEINLDEAKELIKKRTRRLAKKQISFFKRDKDIVWFNPDDWQSYEDCLLEAVNLISKSFDSVEFNFKLKHAGI, via the coding sequence ATGTCCAAAAACAGGGAAGAACTGCTCGTAATTTTGGGACCAACAGCCAGCGGTAAGACTTCTTTTTCTGTGAATTTATCTAAATATTTTCAGGCAGAAATTATCTCAGCTGATTCCATGCAGGTATACAGAGATATGGATATTGGGACTGATAAAATTGATAAAGAACTGCAAAAATTAATACCCCACCATCTGCTGGATATAATAAGCCCGGAAGAAGAATTTTCAGTAGCCGAATACAAAGAGAAAGCGCGAAAAAAAATAGCAGAAATCAGCAGCAGAGATAATATTCCTGTCATGGTAGGAGGTACAGGTTTATATATAAGGTCAGTGCTGGAAAATTATACCCTTCCCGATCTGCCAGATGATAAAATACGAAATAAGCTGAAAGATTTTGCTGATAGACGGGGGGAGAAAGGAAGAAAGATGCTGCATGCCCGATTGAGAGGGATCGATCCTGCATATGCCCGGAAAATTCATCATAATGATGTTAAGAGAGTTACCAGAGCCCTGGAAGTATTTTATCTAACGGGTAAAACCAGGACCTATTATGGATACCTTCAGAGCAAAATGCCACCTCCCTATAGAGATTTAAAGCTGGGCATATGGAGAAAGCGCCAAAAGCTCTATGATCGTATTGATTCCCGGGTGGAAGAGATGTTCGACGAAGGGCTTCTGGAAGAGGTAAAAACGCTCAGGGAGAAATATAATTTTAGCAAGACCGCGGGGCAGGCTCTGGGTTATAAAGAATTATTTTCTTTTCTGGAGGGGGAGATAAACCTGGATGAGGCCAAAGAATTAATCAAAAAAAGAACCAGAAGGCTGGCCAAAAAACAAATTTCATTTTTTAAAAGAGATAAGGATATAGTCTGGTTTAATCCGGACGACTGGCAGAGTTATGAAGATTGCCTGCTGGAGGCAGTCAATTTAATTTCAAAGAGTTTTGATTCGGTAGAATTCAATTTCAAACTCAAACATGCAGGAATATAA
- a CDS encoding RNA chaperone Hfq, with amino-acid sequence MSPKAAYQDKMLAEASASETDLDRFKILSHQRFFTGCVAGFDQFTMVLKGDKGEKQLVLVYKHAISTIAADDSLLENNKEEVND; translated from the coding sequence ATGTCACCTAAAGCTGCATATCAGGATAAAATGCTGGCTGAGGCCAGCGCCAGCGAGACAGATTTAGACAGATTTAAAATTTTATCTCATCAACGGTTTTTTACAGGTTGTGTCGCAGGTTTTGATCAATTTACGATGGTTTTAAAGGGAGATAAGGGAGAAAAACAGCTGGTTTTGGTTTATAAGCACGCGATCTCTACTATTGCAGCCGATGACTCGCTTTTGGAAAATAATAAGGAGGAAGTTAATGACTGA
- the dapF gene encoding diaminopimelate epimerase, with protein sequence MTDKTEFEFYKYQGLGNDFIIFNPDFTDDYDISPEEVRKLCDRNFGIGADGILLISPSGSSEDDEYPEFDLTIHNSDGSTAEMCGNGVRCIAHYLKDQKIIEKGVKLKTGAGEITPELESYDFAAGRSDVKVDMGSPEFDPDKIPVDWNYFFESDKKHKPRELFEVKYNFFADDDSDYRVNFVSMGNPHAVFFVEKNLESLPLKKWGPKIETHFIFPEDINVEFARIIERDSIEVRVWERGCGITLACGTGACAVAAAAVKKNLTEEAVNVSLPGGDLNIDWSDKRIKMTGPSRRVFRGTVDISR encoded by the coding sequence ATGACTGATAAAACTGAATTTGAATTTTACAAGTACCAGGGTTTGGGTAACGATTTTATAATATTTAATCCCGATTTTACTGATGACTATGATATCAGTCCAGAGGAAGTCCGAAAACTTTGCGATAGAAATTTTGGAATTGGTGCCGACGGTATTCTGCTGATTTCACCTTCTGGTTCGAGTGAAGACGATGAGTATCCGGAATTTGATCTGACAATACATAACAGCGATGGCAGCACTGCTGAAATGTGCGGTAATGGAGTGAGATGCATAGCTCATTATTTGAAAGATCAAAAAATAATAGAAAAGGGTGTGAAACTTAAAACCGGGGCTGGAGAGATTACTCCAGAGCTGGAATCATATGATTTTGCAGCTGGCCGATCAGATGTTAAGGTCGATATGGGCAGCCCGGAATTCGATCCCGATAAAATTCCGGTGGACTGGAATTATTTCTTTGAGAGCGATAAAAAACATAAGCCTCGGGAACTATTTGAAGTGAAATATAACTTTTTCGCCGATGATGACAGCGATTACCGGGTTAATTTTGTTTCAATGGGCAACCCTCATGCTGTCTTTTTTGTGGAAAAAAACCTGGAAAGTCTTCCCCTGAAGAAATGGGGTCCTAAAATAGAGACTCATTTCATATTTCCAGAAGATATCAATGTTGAATTTGCCCGGATAATTGAGCGGGACAGCATTGAAGTCAGGGTCTGGGAAAGAGGCTGCGGGATCACCCTGGCCTGCGGAACTGGAGCATGTGCAGTGGCCGCTGCCGCAGTCAAGAAAAATTTAACCGAAGAAGCAGTGAATGTTTCTCTTCCAGGAGGAGATTTGAATATAGACTGGAGCGATAAAAGAATTAAGATGACCGGACCATCGCGTAGAGTTTTTCGAGGTACTGTTGATATTTCTAGATAA
- a CDS encoding LL-diaminopimelate aminotransferase: MEVNIERADRVKNLPPYFFAEIDKMIDRAREEGVDVISFGIGDPDLPTPDHIVTAMKEAVSDPSTHSYPSYEGLYEFREAVCDWYDERFSVNLDPEAEIVSLIGSKEGLAHFPFCYINKGDLALVPDPAYPVYETAVVMAGGSTVSLPMTPENDFLVDLSEVPEEKLKKAKLLFINYPNNPTGAVANREFFREIVDYARKYEFLVVHDAAYSEIGFDGHEPPSFLEVEGAKEVGIEFGSLSKTFNMTGWRLGWALGNEEMIDALSTIKTNVDSGVFEAIQRAGITALKGDKSCIEKMQEVYKKRRDLLVSGLNDLGWDVKPNKGSFYLWIEIPESYEDSQEFSEDVFKETGVFLTPGIGYGDAGERFVRLALTVTEERIKEALDRLEEFFKLRR; the protein is encoded by the coding sequence ATGGAAGTCAATATCGAAAGAGCTGACAGAGTTAAAAATCTGCCCCCCTACTTTTTTGCCGAAATCGATAAAATGATCGACAGAGCCAGAGAAGAGGGGGTTGATGTGATAAGTTTTGGGATAGGTGATCCAGACCTTCCCACTCCCGACCACATAGTTACTGCTATGAAAGAAGCTGTTTCAGATCCTTCCACCCATAGTTATCCCAGTTATGAAGGCCTTTATGAATTTAGAGAGGCTGTCTGCGACTGGTATGACGAAAGATTTTCGGTCAATTTAGATCCTGAAGCTGAGATAGTATCGCTGATAGGTTCAAAGGAGGGACTGGCTCATTTTCCCTTCTGTTATATAAATAAAGGCGATCTGGCTCTCGTTCCCGACCCAGCTTATCCGGTATATGAAACAGCAGTCGTTATGGCCGGAGGCAGTACTGTTTCTTTGCCCATGACTCCGGAAAATGATTTTCTCGTTGATCTCAGCGAAGTACCAGAGGAAAAGTTAAAGAAGGCTAAACTGCTGTTTATTAATTATCCCAATAATCCTACCGGCGCGGTAGCAAACAGGGAATTTTTCAGGGAGATTGTCGATTATGCCCGGAAATATGAATTCCTTGTAGTTCATGACGCTGCCTATAGCGAGATAGGTTTTGATGGTCATGAACCCCCAAGCTTTCTGGAGGTAGAAGGAGCAAAAGAAGTGGGGATTGAATTTGGCTCCCTCTCCAAGACATTTAATATGACAGGCTGGAGATTGGGCTGGGCTTTGGGCAATGAAGAGATGATAGATGCTCTCAGCACCATCAAGACCAATGTTGATTCCGGTGTATTTGAAGCAATTCAGAGAGCTGGTATCACAGCTCTTAAAGGAGATAAATCATGCATCGAAAAAATGCAGGAAGTCTATAAAAAGAGAAGAGATCTTCTGGTTTCCGGTTTAAATGATCTGGGCTGGGATGTAAAACCCAACAAAGGCAGTTTTTATCTCTGGATTGAAATTCCGGAAAGCTATGAGGACAGCCAGGAATTTTCGGAAGATGTCTTCAAGGAAACGGGAGTTTTTCTCACTCCGGGGATAGGTTACGGAGATGCAGGAGAAAGATTTGTGCGTTTAGCTCTCACAGTGACAGAGGAGAGGATTAAAGAAGCTCTCGATCGCCTGGAAGAATTTTTCAAGCTGAGGAGATGA